The genome window GCGCACTCCATAAAACCATCGTAGCGAAGACATGCGGATATCAGCGGCCGATCGCTCGCCCTGTAAAGCACCTGAGAATGCCCCCTGCCAGCTAGATGCTCCGCCTGAAGTTTGCCCCCGATAAAATCGTCTACCACTACCGAAGGCAAACTTTCTATAGCATCAGCAATAGCAACCACCGGTAAGTGCGATTTTGCCAGAAGCGTCACTAGAGGATCGTCCGCAGAAGTATGGACAACAAGCCCATCCAAACGTCCATCCACCAGTTCAGCATAAATGTCTTTGACGGAGCGACGAGGAAACGTCCCATGAACTAATAGATCAAGCCGATGCAGATCACATCCTCGCTGTAACCCACCTATGATCTCAGCATAGAATGGCAGACTAGCGTTCAGGTATCCAAGACCGCCATAAAACCCTATAATGCCTGTTCGTTTCTTTCGTAAGGAGCGAGCGATTGCATTTGGAAAGTAGTTGAGCTCAGTGGCCGCCTGTAAAACCCTCTGTTGGGTAGCTCTGGAGACACGAACGTGGGTTAGGTTTCTGTTGAGAACGGCAGAAACCGTCATACGACTGACGCCAGCTCGTTTAGCGACGTCCTCTAAAGTCACCATCCTGCGGTCTTTCTGTTCCTTTTTCACCGTACTATCCACTGATTTATCGGTAAATCTATAATCCATTATAACAAAGGTTTGATTGGCTGTCAAGAGATTAA of Chthonomonas calidirosea T49 contains these proteins:
- a CDS encoding LacI family DNA-binding transcriptional regulator, which codes for MKKEQKDRRMVTLEDVAKRAGVSRMTVSAVLNRNLTHVRVSRATQQRVLQAATELNYFPNAIARSLRKKRTGIIGFYGGLGYLNASLPFYAEIIGGLQRGCDLHRLDLLVHGTFPRRSVKDIYAELVDGRLDGLVVHTSADDPLVTLLAKSHLPVVAIADAIESLPSVVVDDFIGGKLQAEHLAGRGHSQVLYRASDRPLISACLRYDGFMECAQNYRMKVTTWRGLENIANDAKAVDAFCEVLKSCQATAVVCWNDMSALDTLMICRDRGMNVPGDVAVMGYDGIRTMGSLFHRLTTIKAPWFDVASRAIALLVEQIESKDENLQKEVVLPVELVCGDTT